A stretch of Pseudomonas sp. LRP2-20 DNA encodes these proteins:
- a CDS encoding FAD binding domain-containing protein, whose protein sequence is MSPFSYHKPASVNEAIHLASLSSRFIAGGTNLVDLMKENVIQPERLIDISGLPLKEIEATANGGLRIGALVSNAELAWHPLIEQGYPLLSQAILAGASPQLRNMASTGGNLLQRTRCHYFYDTGTPCNKRAPGSGCPARTGLNRMHAILGASAACVATHPSDMCVALAALEAVIHVQGPQGERQIAFADFHRLPGNAPERDNRLSDDELVVAIELPPPDFAAHCSYLKIRDRASYAFALVSVAAGLHIKAGLIQDARLALGGVAHKPWRQATAEQVLKGQAPCAALFTQAAQVLLQGASPLSHNGFKIPLAHRAIVRALSEAAFGKTYAGAAP, encoded by the coding sequence ATGAGCCCGTTCAGCTACCACAAGCCTGCCTCCGTCAACGAAGCCATCCACCTCGCCAGCCTGTCGTCCCGGTTCATTGCCGGCGGCACCAACCTGGTCGACCTGATGAAGGAAAACGTGATACAGCCCGAGCGCCTGATCGACATCTCGGGCCTGCCACTCAAGGAAATCGAAGCGACTGCAAACGGCGGCTTGCGCATCGGGGCGCTGGTCAGTAACGCCGAACTGGCCTGGCACCCACTGATCGAGCAAGGCTATCCATTGCTGTCACAGGCCATCCTGGCAGGCGCCTCACCGCAGCTGAGAAACATGGCGAGCACCGGTGGCAACCTGCTGCAACGCACACGTTGCCATTACTTCTATGACACTGGCACGCCGTGCAACAAGCGCGCGCCAGGCAGCGGCTGCCCGGCGCGCACAGGCCTGAACCGGATGCATGCCATCCTCGGCGCCAGCGCCGCCTGTGTCGCCACCCACCCCTCTGACATGTGCGTCGCACTGGCCGCCCTGGAAGCGGTGATACACGTGCAAGGCCCGCAGGGTGAGCGCCAGATCGCCTTCGCAGACTTCCACCGCCTGCCGGGTAACGCCCCCGAGCGCGACAATCGCTTGAGTGACGATGAACTTGTCGTCGCCATCGAGTTGCCCCCGCCCGACTTCGCCGCGCATTGCAGCTACCTGAAGATCCGCGACCGTGCGTCGTATGCCTTCGCCCTGGTGTCGGTCGCGGCTGGCCTGCATATCAAGGCAGGCCTCATTCAGGATGCCCGCCTGGCGCTCGGCGGTGTAGCGCACAAGCCTTGGCGGCAAGCAACCGCTGAACAGGTATTGAAAGGCCAGGCGCCTTGCGCGGCATTGTTCACGCAAGCCGCCCAAGTATTGCTGCAAGGTGCCAGCCCGCTGAGCCACAACGGTTTCAAGATCCCCCTCGCACACCGGGCCATCGTACGTGCGCTCAGTGAGGCCGCCTTTGGCAAAACCTATGCAGGAGCCGCCCCATGA
- a CDS encoding (2Fe-2S)-binding protein: MRAITPEDAQALPIRLTLNGQARLLQVLPWTTLLDLLREQLDLTGTKKGCDHGQCGACTVLRDGRRVNACLTLAVMCDGADLVTIEGLANGDQLHPMQRAFITHDAFQCGYCTPGQICSAIGLAREGRADSREAIREQMSGNLCRCGAYGNIVEAVEEALPLMQEVRT, translated from the coding sequence ATGCGTGCAATCACTCCCGAGGACGCCCAGGCGCTCCCCATACGCCTGACATTGAACGGGCAGGCCCGCTTGCTGCAGGTCCTGCCGTGGACAACGCTGCTGGACCTGCTGCGTGAACAGCTGGACCTGACCGGCACCAAGAAAGGCTGCGACCACGGCCAGTGCGGCGCTTGCACCGTGTTGCGTGACGGCCGGCGGGTGAATGCCTGCCTGACCCTGGCGGTCATGTGCGACGGCGCCGACCTGGTCACCATCGAAGGGCTGGCCAATGGCGACCAGTTGCACCCCATGCAGCGCGCGTTCATCACCCATGACGCTTTTCAGTGCGGCTATTGCACGCCCGGGCAAATCTGCTCGGCCATCGGCCTCGCCCGCGAAGGGCGGGCCGACAGCCGCGAAGCCATACGCGAGCAAATGAGCGGCAACCTATGCCGCTGCGGTGCCTACGGCAACATTGTCGAGGCCGTGGAAGAGGCCCTGCCGCTGATGCAGGAGGTACGCACATGA
- a CDS encoding thiamine pyrophosphate-requiring protein, which produces MAGTVGDYLVERLYDWGVRRIFGYPGDGINGVFGALNRANGKIEFIQARHEEMAAFMASAHAKFTGELGVCIATSGPGASHLLTGLYDARMDHQPVLAIVGQQARAALGGHYQQELDLLSMFKDVAGAFVQQASTPEQVRHLLDRAVRTAVGERRVTAIILPNDLQDLPCSEPPRAHGTVHSGIGYSKPKVVPFDDDLQRAADVLNAGRKVAILVGAGALQATEQVIAVAEKLAAGVAKALLGKAVLPDDLPWVTGAIGLLGTEPSYQLMAECDTLLMIGSGFPYSEFLPKEGQARGVQIDLQPDMLSLRYPMEVNLVGDAAQTLHALLPLLEHKADRRWRDKVESWRAHWDKTLEKRARVKAEPINPQRVVHELSPRLPDNAIITSDSGSCANWFARDLQIRQGMQCSLSGGLASMGAAVPYAIAAKFAHPQRAVVALVGDGAMQMSNLAELITVAKYWQQWDNPQWICAVFNNEDLNQVTWEQRVMEGDPKFEASQSIPDVPYHLFAISIGLQGIYVEREEDIAGAWERALAADRPVLIEFKTDPDVPPLPPHIKLDQAKKFASSLLQGDPDQAGVIVQTARQVLSSVLPGKK; this is translated from the coding sequence ATGGCTGGCACGGTAGGCGACTATCTGGTGGAGCGCTTGTATGACTGGGGGGTGCGGCGCATCTTTGGCTACCCCGGCGATGGCATCAATGGCGTGTTCGGCGCCCTGAACCGGGCCAACGGCAAGATCGAGTTCATTCAGGCCCGCCACGAAGAAATGGCCGCCTTCATGGCCAGCGCCCACGCCAAGTTCACCGGCGAACTGGGTGTGTGCATCGCCACCTCGGGCCCCGGTGCCTCGCACCTGCTCACCGGCCTGTACGATGCGCGCATGGACCACCAGCCGGTGCTGGCCATCGTCGGCCAGCAGGCGCGCGCCGCGCTTGGCGGGCACTACCAGCAAGAGCTCGACCTGCTGTCGATGTTCAAGGATGTGGCCGGTGCCTTCGTCCAGCAGGCCTCTACGCCCGAACAAGTCCGCCACCTGCTCGACCGCGCCGTGCGCACGGCCGTCGGCGAGCGCCGAGTCACCGCAATCATCCTGCCCAACGACCTGCAGGACCTGCCCTGCAGCGAGCCGCCCAGGGCCCATGGCACGGTGCATTCAGGCATCGGTTACAGCAAGCCCAAGGTTGTCCCGTTCGACGATGACCTGCAGCGTGCTGCCGACGTACTCAACGCCGGGCGCAAGGTTGCGATACTGGTCGGCGCCGGCGCCCTGCAGGCCACAGAGCAGGTCATCGCAGTGGCCGAAAAACTCGCTGCGGGCGTGGCCAAGGCGCTGCTGGGCAAGGCCGTTTTGCCCGACGATCTGCCTTGGGTCACCGGTGCCATCGGCCTGCTCGGCACCGAACCCAGCTACCAGCTGATGGCCGAGTGCGACACCTTGCTGATGATCGGTTCGGGCTTCCCCTATTCCGAATTCCTGCCCAAGGAAGGCCAGGCCCGTGGCGTGCAGATCGACCTGCAACCCGACATGCTCAGCCTGCGCTACCCGATGGAGGTGAACCTGGTCGGCGACGCTGCGCAAACCCTGCATGCGCTGCTGCCACTGCTGGAGCACAAGGCTGACCGGCGCTGGCGTGACAAGGTCGAAAGCTGGCGGGCGCACTGGGACAAGACCCTGGAAAAACGCGCACGGGTCAAGGCCGAGCCGATCAACCCACAACGCGTGGTGCACGAACTCTCTCCACGCCTGCCCGACAACGCCATCATTACCAGCGATTCCGGCTCCTGCGCCAACTGGTTCGCCCGCGACCTGCAGATCCGTCAGGGCATGCAGTGCTCGCTGTCCGGCGGCCTGGCCAGCATGGGCGCGGCCGTGCCCTACGCGATCGCGGCCAAGTTCGCTCACCCACAGCGTGCCGTGGTCGCCCTGGTCGGTGATGGCGCCATGCAGATGAGCAACCTGGCCGAGCTGATCACCGTGGCCAAATACTGGCAGCAGTGGGACAACCCGCAGTGGATCTGCGCCGTGTTCAACAACGAAGACCTCAACCAGGTCACTTGGGAGCAACGGGTAATGGAAGGCGACCCGAAGTTCGAAGCGTCGCAATCGATACCCGATGTGCCCTACCACCTGTTCGCCATTTCCATCGGCCTGCAAGGCATCTACGTGGAGCGCGAAGAAGACATCGCCGGCGCCTGGGAACGGGCCCTGGCAGCCGACCGGCCGGTGCTGATCGAGTTCAAGACCGACCCTGACGTGCCGCCGCTACCGCCGCATATCAAGCTGGATCAGGCCAAGAAGTTCGCCAGCAGCCTGCTGCAGGGCGACCCCGACCAGGCCGGTGTCATCGTGCAAACAGCCAGACAAGTGCTCAGCTCGGTATTGCCGGGCAAGAAATGA
- a CDS encoding cupin domain-containing protein, with product MNGINTTSGNLQTLLFDDDGATPNNRFPVLLYRFQLNPADDNASAFEALFSAHQWAPLWRAGIFHYHHFHTNAHEALGVASGHAQVTLGGEAGQTLSIKAGDVLVLPAGTGHRCVEASDDFLVVGAYPHGQEQYDMQRPACATHQQALARIVAVPVPAQDPATGMQMTHWRNRKSSD from the coding sequence ATGAATGGCATCAATACCACCAGCGGCAACTTGCAGACCCTGCTCTTCGACGATGACGGGGCCACGCCCAACAACCGTTTTCCCGTGCTCCTGTACAGGTTTCAGTTGAACCCTGCAGATGACAATGCCAGTGCGTTCGAAGCGCTGTTCTCGGCACACCAGTGGGCACCGCTATGGCGTGCCGGCATTTTCCACTACCACCATTTTCACACCAACGCCCATGAGGCCTTGGGCGTCGCCAGTGGCCATGCCCAGGTTACCCTCGGCGGCGAAGCGGGGCAGACGCTGAGCATCAAAGCAGGCGATGTGCTGGTATTGCCGGCGGGTACCGGTCATCGCTGCGTCGAAGCCAGCGATGACTTTCTGGTGGTCGGCGCCTATCCGCACGGGCAGGAACAGTACGACATGCAGCGTCCGGCGTGTGCAACCCACCAGCAGGCGCTGGCGCGGATCGTTGCAGTACCCGTCCCCGCGCAGGACCCGGCCACAGGCATGCAGATGACCCACTGGCGTAACCGAAAATCAAGCGACTGA
- a CDS encoding methionine ABC transporter ATP-binding protein has product MSRFQQQLQSAQAHVQLQGVHKRYGGVSALDAIDLEIRRGEVFGIIGRSGAGKSSLLRLLNRLEAPSAGQVLIDGQDIAGLQGKPLQTLRRNVAMIFQHFNLLANRTVGENVELPMRMAGVPRAQRAARVQALLQLVGLADRAGDYPAQLSGGQKQRVGIARALVLQPQILLCDEATSALDPQSTQSVLELLRDINQQLGLTIVLITHEMQVIRDLCDRVAVLEQGRIVEAGEVWQVFGNPQHPVSRMLLSDAALPRKASHPGHRHIDLHYTGHQQLQPDLPAISAALGEGVSLHSASIEPIQGRCLGRLRLAIDNSTPSEVLMQRARRLADRVEWV; this is encoded by the coding sequence ATGAGCCGCTTCCAGCAACAGCTTCAGTCTGCCCAGGCCCATGTGCAACTGCAGGGCGTCCACAAGCGCTACGGCGGGGTCAGTGCGCTCGATGCCATCGACCTTGAGATACGCCGCGGCGAGGTGTTCGGCATCATCGGCCGCAGCGGCGCGGGCAAGTCCTCGCTGCTGCGCCTGCTCAACCGCCTGGAGGCACCCAGTGCTGGCCAGGTCTTGATCGACGGCCAGGACATTGCCGGGTTGCAGGGCAAGCCCCTGCAGACCCTGCGGCGCAACGTGGCGATGATCTTCCAGCACTTCAACCTGCTGGCCAACCGCACGGTCGGTGAGAACGTCGAACTCCCCATGCGCATGGCCGGGGTGCCACGCGCTCAGCGCGCCGCGCGGGTGCAGGCGCTGCTGCAGCTGGTCGGCCTGGCAGACCGCGCCGGGGATTACCCGGCGCAGCTCTCGGGTGGCCAGAAGCAGCGCGTGGGCATCGCCCGGGCGCTGGTGCTGCAGCCGCAGATCCTGCTGTGCGATGAGGCCACCTCGGCGCTCGACCCGCAGAGCACCCAGTCGGTGCTCGAACTGTTGCGCGACATCAACCAGCAGCTGGGCCTGACCATCGTCCTGATCACCCACGAAATGCAGGTGATACGCGACCTGTGTGACCGCGTGGCGGTGCTGGAACAGGGCCGTATCGTCGAGGCCGGTGAGGTGTGGCAAGTGTTCGGCAACCCCCAACATCCTGTCAGCCGCATGCTGCTGAGCGACGCCGCCCTGCCGCGCAAGGCCAGCCACCCTGGCCACCGCCATATCGACCTGCATTATACCGGGCACCAGCAATTGCAGCCCGACCTGCCGGCTATCAGCGCGGCACTGGGCGAAGGTGTGAGCCTGCATTCGGCTTCAATCGAGCCTATTCAAGGCCGTTGCCTCGGGCGCCTGCGCCTGGCAATCGACAACTCGACGCCGTCCGAAGTGCTGATGCAGCGGGCCCGCCGGCTGGCCGACCGGGTCGAGTGGGTTTGA